A genomic stretch from Microbacterium faecale includes:
- a CDS encoding sugar ABC transporter ATP-binding protein, translating into MIKVDHPEPLLSVRGVTKRFGSVIALRGVDLDVAPGEVHCLLGQNGAGKSTLIKVLAGVHAHDEGDISWHGEATRMPNPQAAIELGIATMYQELDVVDGLTIAENIFLGHELDRAGVTRRSEQATRAREILERLGHSDLSPHTEVGSLSAAGKQIVSMARALSHDIELIIMDEPSAVLDSGEVDNLFRIVHELTNQGIAVIYITHRLEEIRSIGDRITVLKDGGSTASNLDVASTPTDELIHHMTGRAVKNVFPDRPGVPASAPVMLDVDSLSLDGAFEDVSLQVRAGEIVGLAGLVGSGRSEIVETIYGARRATSGSVTVNGSRVPRGSVAAAIAAGMGLSPEERKSQGLLLGEPIFKNVTLSSFQEIAHAGWLDESAERTVADEQIDALELRPADSTRAAGTLSGGNQQKILLARWLVHGSSILLLDEPTRGVDVGARAEIYALIRSLADAGNAIVVVSSELEEVLGLADTVLVIGDGQLLSTIDASEIDEHGVLDLVMKGTAA; encoded by the coding sequence GTGATCAAAGTGGACCACCCTGAACCTCTTCTCTCGGTCAGGGGCGTAACGAAACGGTTCGGCTCCGTTATCGCCCTCCGCGGCGTTGACCTCGATGTCGCACCCGGCGAGGTGCACTGCCTGCTCGGGCAGAACGGCGCCGGAAAATCAACGTTGATCAAGGTGCTCGCCGGGGTGCACGCGCACGACGAGGGCGACATCTCGTGGCACGGCGAGGCGACGCGCATGCCGAACCCGCAGGCCGCGATCGAGCTCGGCATCGCGACGATGTACCAGGAGCTCGATGTCGTCGACGGCCTGACGATTGCCGAGAACATCTTCCTCGGCCACGAGCTCGACCGCGCTGGCGTGACGAGACGGTCGGAGCAGGCCACGCGGGCACGCGAGATCCTCGAGCGCCTTGGCCACAGTGACCTATCGCCGCACACCGAAGTCGGCTCGCTGAGTGCCGCCGGGAAGCAGATCGTGAGCATGGCTCGCGCACTCTCGCACGACATCGAGCTGATCATCATGGACGAGCCGTCCGCCGTGCTCGACAGCGGTGAGGTCGACAACCTCTTCCGCATCGTGCATGAGCTCACGAACCAGGGCATCGCCGTGATCTACATCACGCACCGGCTCGAGGAGATCCGCTCGATCGGCGATCGGATCACCGTGCTGAAGGACGGCGGGTCGACGGCAAGCAACCTCGACGTCGCGTCGACGCCGACCGATGAACTGATCCACCACATGACCGGCCGCGCCGTCAAGAACGTCTTCCCCGACCGCCCCGGCGTTCCCGCAAGCGCGCCCGTCATGCTCGACGTCGATTCGCTCAGCCTCGACGGCGCGTTCGAGGATGTATCGCTTCAGGTGCGCGCGGGCGAGATCGTCGGGCTCGCCGGCCTCGTCGGATCCGGGCGGAGCGAGATCGTCGAGACGATCTACGGCGCCAGGCGCGCGACGAGCGGATCCGTCACAGTGAACGGATCCCGCGTCCCGCGCGGATCCGTTGCCGCCGCGATCGCCGCGGGGATGGGCCTCAGCCCCGAGGAGCGCAAGTCACAGGGGCTGCTGCTCGGCGAACCGATCTTCAAGAACGTGACTCTGTCGTCCTTCCAGGAGATCGCGCACGCCGGTTGGCTCGACGAGTCGGCCGAGCGCACCGTGGCGGACGAGCAGATCGACGCACTGGAGCTGCGCCCGGCTGACTCCACTCGCGCCGCGGGAACCCTGTCCGGCGGCAATCAGCAGAAGATCCTGCTCGCGCGCTGGCTCGTGCACGGCAGCAGCATCCTCCTCCTCGACGAACCGACGCGCGGCGTCGACGTCGGCGCCAGGGCCGAGATCTACGCTCTGATCCGTAGCCTCGCCGACGCCGGCAACGCCATCGTCGTCGTCTCGAGTGAACTCGAGGAAGTCCTCGGTCTCGCGGACACCGTGCTCGTCATCGGCGACGGGCAACTCCTCTCCACAATCGACGCATCCGAGATCGACGAGCACGGCGTGCTCGATCTCGTCATGAAAGGAACCGCAGCGTGA
- a CDS encoding ABC transporter permease, giving the protein MSTQTTEPTQAPSALRRFFSGGVGRNAGLVLALIVLFVVGAITGGENFANFDNMLVVLRQASVLGVVAVGMTFVILTAGIDLSVGAVLALASVVATIAAVQDIVAQSHWIVMVVLALATGAAAGLVNGVVIAYGKVVAFIATLAMMVGARGLAEVISDNGTLIIRDQDFVRAMNVDILGVDLSIWIFALVAVAGWVVLNRTTFGRRTIAIGGNLEAARLSGIKVKRHTMWIYTIAGLCVGIGTVLMIARTTAGTSTHGTLLELDAIAAVVVGGTLLSGGRGTMVGTVFGVLIFSLLTNVFVQNNLPSSTQSVVKGIIIVVAVLLQQRFASRPGR; this is encoded by the coding sequence GTGAGCACGCAGACAACCGAACCGACTCAGGCCCCGTCCGCGTTGCGCCGCTTCTTCAGCGGCGGCGTGGGCCGCAACGCTGGTCTCGTCCTCGCGCTCATCGTCCTCTTCGTCGTCGGCGCGATCACCGGCGGCGAGAACTTCGCGAACTTCGACAACATGCTCGTTGTGCTGCGTCAGGCGTCGGTGCTGGGCGTCGTCGCCGTCGGAATGACCTTCGTGATCCTCACGGCGGGCATCGACCTGTCGGTCGGGGCGGTGCTGGCGCTCGCGTCAGTCGTCGCGACGATCGCCGCGGTGCAGGACATCGTCGCGCAGTCGCACTGGATCGTCATGGTCGTCCTCGCCCTTGCGACGGGCGCGGCTGCGGGCCTCGTGAACGGCGTCGTGATCGCCTATGGCAAGGTCGTCGCCTTCATTGCGACCCTCGCGATGATGGTCGGCGCGCGCGGGCTGGCCGAGGTCATCTCCGACAACGGCACGCTCATCATCCGCGACCAGGACTTCGTTCGCGCGATGAACGTCGACATCCTTGGTGTCGACCTCTCGATCTGGATCTTCGCTCTCGTCGCGGTCGCCGGCTGGGTCGTGCTGAACCGCACCACCTTCGGGCGCCGCACCATCGCGATCGGCGGCAACCTCGAAGCCGCGCGCCTCAGCGGCATCAAGGTGAAGCGTCACACGATGTGGATCTACACGATCGCCGGCCTGTGCGTCGGCATCGGCACGGTGCTGATGATCGCCCGCACGACGGCCGGCACCTCGACGCACGGAACCCTGCTCGAGCTCGACGCGATCGCTGCGGTCGTCGTGGGCGGCACGCTGCTGTCCGGCGGACGCGGCACCATGGTCGGCACCGTCTTCGGCGTGCTGATCTTCTCGCTGCTGACCAACGTGTTCGTGCAGAACAATCTGCCGTCGTCGACGCAGTCCGTAGTGAAGGGCATCATCATCGTCGTCGCCGTTCTGCTACAGCAGCGCTTCGCCTCCCGCCCCGGCAGGTGA
- a CDS encoding ROK family transcriptional regulator — protein sequence MPEVSTNGRGSVSEIFQLLRDGSPHTRAELAKHTGLARSTVAARVDLLMRMGLIAPVADGASTGGRPPSRFALNPAAKIVVAADLGASHATIVLTDLGGTILTEYSEPLPIAAGPDRILAWVVDGARRLLGELGRFEADIAAIGIGLPGPVEFPTGRPVNPPIMPGWNNVNVRGWLREHLDVPVLVDNDVNISALGERTVAWPDVDHLMFIKVATGIGCGIVSDGRLQRGARGSAGDIGHVRVSRGSDVACACGNTGCLEALASGSAIARDLRAQGYDAADASDVVDLVRQGDLTAIQAVRQAGRDIGEVLATSVSLLNPSVIAIGGSMSRAGEHLIAGVREVVYARSMPLATERLAIAQSAAGAQAPIIGASMLAVEHALSPEGVADAFVVA from the coding sequence GTGCCTGAGGTGTCAACGAACGGCCGCGGATCCGTATCCGAGATCTTCCAGTTGCTGCGAGACGGCAGCCCGCACACCCGGGCCGAGCTCGCGAAGCACACGGGCCTCGCCCGGTCGACCGTTGCCGCGCGCGTCGACCTGCTGATGCGGATGGGACTGATCGCACCGGTAGCCGACGGCGCCTCGACGGGCGGTCGGCCGCCGTCACGCTTCGCGCTCAACCCCGCCGCGAAGATCGTCGTAGCCGCGGATCTCGGCGCATCGCACGCGACCATCGTCCTGACCGACCTCGGCGGGACGATCCTCACGGAGTACAGCGAGCCGCTGCCGATCGCGGCAGGGCCGGACCGGATCCTCGCGTGGGTGGTCGACGGCGCCCGCCGCCTGCTCGGTGAACTCGGTCGCTTCGAAGCCGACATCGCCGCCATCGGAATCGGGCTCCCCGGCCCGGTCGAGTTCCCGACGGGCCGCCCCGTCAACCCGCCGATCATGCCGGGGTGGAACAACGTCAACGTCCGCGGATGGCTCCGCGAGCACCTCGACGTGCCGGTGCTCGTCGACAACGACGTCAACATCTCCGCCCTCGGCGAGCGCACCGTCGCGTGGCCCGACGTCGATCACCTCATGTTCATCAAGGTTGCGACGGGAATCGGGTGCGGGATCGTGTCCGACGGGCGCCTCCAGCGCGGCGCACGCGGCAGCGCGGGCGACATTGGCCACGTGCGCGTCTCTCGCGGCTCGGATGTCGCGTGCGCGTGCGGCAACACCGGTTGCCTCGAGGCTCTGGCGTCCGGCTCCGCGATCGCGCGCGACCTCCGCGCGCAGGGATACGACGCGGCCGATGCTTCCGACGTCGTCGACCTCGTCCGCCAGGGCGACCTCACCGCGATCCAGGCCGTGAGACAGGCGGGCCGCGACATCGGCGAGGTCCTTGCGACGTCGGTCAGCCTGCTGAACCCGTCGGTCATCGCGATCGGCGGATCCATGTCCCGTGCCGGTGAGCACCTCATCGCCGGCGTGCGCGAGGTGGTTTACGCGCGGTCCATGCCGCTCGCGACCGAACGTCTCGCGATCGCGCAGTCGGCCGCGGGGGCGCAGGCTCCGATCATCGGTGCGAGCATGCTCGCGGTCGAGCACGCCCTCTCCCCGGAGGGGGTCGCCGACGCGTTCGTCGTCGCCTGA
- the coaBC gene encoding bifunctional phosphopantothenoylcysteine decarboxylase/phosphopantothenate--cysteine ligase CoaBC gives MFIVVGVTGGIAAYKTVQLVRLLVKDGHDVHVVPTDDALRFVGMPTWEAISRNTVTTSVHDDVAQVRHVALGQQADLVVVAPATANTIAKMAAGLADDLLGTTLLATTAPVLIAPAMHTEMWRHPATQANIDTLTSRGVHMIGPVSGELTGGDSGPGRVSEPEDIYAAIRRELEQGAPGSAAAAGTRWLVTAGGTREPLDPVRYIGNRSSGRQGLEVARAAAARGADVTLVAVNMDPGLVRMTPETLPGAAEGSYASHESGIRILTASSTEELRDVVREEADQHDVVVMAAAVSDYRAADVAQDKMRKEDTGGALSIELVETPDILAEIAASRREGQTIVGFAAETPGEKTLAERAFAKRERKGCDLLAANEVGWDRGFERDDNHLLVVDEMGIVADVAGTKRETAEGLVTAILAR, from the coding sequence ATGTTCATCGTCGTGGGCGTGACCGGCGGCATCGCCGCGTACAAGACCGTGCAGCTCGTCCGGCTGCTCGTGAAGGACGGACACGATGTGCACGTCGTGCCGACCGACGACGCGCTGCGATTCGTCGGGATGCCCACGTGGGAGGCGATCAGCCGCAACACCGTCACCACCTCGGTGCACGACGACGTCGCCCAGGTGCGCCACGTGGCGCTGGGCCAGCAGGCTGACCTCGTCGTCGTCGCACCGGCGACCGCAAACACGATTGCCAAGATGGCCGCCGGGTTGGCTGACGACTTGCTCGGCACGACGCTGCTCGCCACGACGGCACCCGTGCTCATCGCCCCAGCGATGCACACCGAGATGTGGCGCCACCCCGCGACCCAGGCGAACATCGACACCCTGACCTCGCGCGGCGTCCACATGATCGGACCTGTCTCCGGGGAGCTCACGGGAGGCGACAGCGGCCCGGGCCGCGTGTCCGAGCCCGAGGACATCTACGCCGCCATCCGCCGCGAGCTCGAGCAGGGCGCCCCCGGCAGCGCCGCCGCGGCCGGTACGCGCTGGCTGGTGACGGCGGGCGGCACCCGCGAACCGCTGGATCCGGTGCGTTACATCGGCAACCGTTCGAGCGGGCGCCAGGGCCTCGAGGTCGCCCGTGCGGCCGCCGCCCGCGGTGCCGACGTGACGCTCGTCGCGGTCAACATGGATCCGGGCCTCGTTCGTATGACGCCCGAGACCCTTCCCGGTGCGGCCGAAGGGTCGTATGCGTCACACGAATCCGGCATCCGGATCCTCACGGCCAGCAGCACCGAGGAGCTGCGGGATGTCGTGCGGGAGGAAGCCGACCAGCACGACGTGGTTGTGATGGCGGCGGCGGTGAGCGACTATCGCGCGGCGGACGTCGCGCAGGACAAGATGCGCAAGGAAGACACGGGCGGGGCGCTGAGCATCGAGCTCGTCGAGACGCCGGACATCCTCGCGGAGATCGCGGCGTCGCGGCGCGAGGGCCAGACGATCGTCGGCTTCGCGGCCGAGACCCCGGGCGAGAAGACGCTTGCCGAGCGCGCCTTCGCGAAGCGCGAGCGCAAGGGGTGCGACCTGCTCGCGGCCAACGAGGTCGGGTGGGATCGCGGTTTCGAGCGCGACGACAACCACCTTCTCGTCGTCGATGAGATGGGAATCGTGGCCGACGTCGCGGGCACCAAGCGTGAGACGGCCGAGGGGCTCGTGACCGCGATCCTCGCGCGCTGA
- a CDS encoding NRDE family protein — MCTVVVRVPSTGSSEPVSFLAVRDEDPSRSWDPLGAWWPERPDVVGVRDQRTGGAWLAAEPDAGRLAVVLNREGTPDLPEEQILSRGRLPFDALAQDPSGRPLRELDAHELAALDAMPFDGVKRMRGFNVVKIAAGAAAVTSWDGSALRTETLAPGTHMVAHNDVDDPRTPRIAAWRETFADAPFEEWPDVLARTAEVDPGDARAIVRDNRPHGYPTLSTIACTARVWPDRAEVRYAELDQPGAWSPLRFAPAHGPAHHR; from the coding sequence GTGTGCACCGTCGTCGTCCGCGTTCCCTCTACCGGTTCCTCCGAGCCCGTGTCGTTCCTCGCGGTGCGCGACGAAGACCCCTCCCGCTCCTGGGATCCGCTTGGCGCCTGGTGGCCCGAGCGCCCCGATGTCGTCGGCGTGCGCGATCAGCGCACCGGCGGCGCGTGGCTCGCGGCGGAACCGGACGCCGGACGCCTCGCCGTCGTGCTGAACCGTGAGGGAACCCCCGATCTCCCGGAGGAGCAGATCCTCTCGCGCGGACGACTGCCCTTCGACGCTCTCGCGCAGGACCCGTCGGGGCGCCCGCTCCGAGAGCTCGACGCCCACGAACTCGCCGCACTCGACGCGATGCCCTTTGACGGGGTGAAGCGGATGCGCGGGTTCAACGTCGTCAAGATCGCCGCCGGTGCGGCCGCCGTCACGTCGTGGGACGGATCCGCGTTAAGGACCGAGACCCTCGCGCCCGGAACCCATATGGTTGCGCACAACGACGTCGACGACCCGCGCACGCCGCGCATCGCCGCCTGGCGGGAGACATTCGCGGACGCACCGTTCGAGGAGTGGCCGGACGTCCTCGCGCGCACCGCCGAGGTCGACCCCGGCGACGCCCGCGCGATCGTCCGCGACAACCGCCCGCACGGATATCCCACGCTCTCGACGATCGCGTGCACCGCGCGGGTATGGCCGGACCGCGCGGAAGTGCGCTACGCCGAGCTCGACCAGCCGGGCGCATGGTCGCCGCTGCGCTTCGCACCGGCTCACGGGCCGGCGCACCACCGCTGA
- a CDS encoding NAD(P)-dependent alcohol dehydrogenase codes for MLTVNAYGATSATDPLVPLTIERRDVGPRDVMIAIRYSGICHSDIHTVREEWGKITFPQVVGHEIVGEVIETGAEVTKHAVGDRVGVGCMVNSCRECDECLAGDEHMCANGNVGTYNSTDVDGTTTQGGYATHVVVDQDFVLAVPEAIPYDRAAPLLCAGITTYSPLARWGAGPGRKVAVVGLGGLGHMAVKIAVAMGAEVTTISRTDAKKADALSFGAARHVATNEDGALRALTRTFDLIINTISAPYDVNAYLRTLRPHGALVNVGLPPEPLALRVGSLIGGGKSFAGSNIGSIRETQAMLEFCAEHGIAPETELITADQINEAYDRTVAGDVRYRFVIDAATLA; via the coding sequence ATGCTCACCGTCAATGCATACGGCGCGACGTCCGCGACGGATCCCCTCGTTCCACTGACGATCGAGCGGCGCGACGTCGGTCCGCGCGACGTGATGATCGCGATCCGCTATTCCGGCATCTGCCACAGCGACATCCACACGGTCCGCGAGGAGTGGGGGAAGATCACCTTCCCGCAGGTGGTCGGCCACGAGATCGTCGGCGAGGTCATCGAGACCGGCGCGGAGGTTACGAAGCATGCGGTCGGTGACCGGGTCGGCGTGGGCTGCATGGTGAACTCGTGCCGGGAGTGCGACGAATGCCTGGCCGGTGACGAGCACATGTGCGCGAACGGCAACGTCGGCACGTACAACTCCACCGATGTCGACGGCACGACCACGCAGGGCGGGTACGCCACCCACGTCGTGGTCGATCAGGACTTCGTGCTGGCCGTCCCGGAGGCGATCCCCTACGACAGGGCCGCTCCCCTGCTGTGCGCGGGCATCACGACGTACTCGCCGCTGGCGCGCTGGGGCGCGGGACCGGGAAGGAAGGTCGCCGTCGTCGGGCTCGGCGGACTCGGTCACATGGCCGTGAAGATCGCCGTCGCGATGGGAGCCGAGGTCACGACGATCTCCCGCACCGACGCGAAGAAGGCGGACGCGCTCTCCTTCGGCGCGGCGCGGCACGTCGCCACGAACGAGGACGGCGCACTGCGCGCGCTCACGCGCACCTTCGACCTCATCATCAACACAATCAGCGCGCCGTACGACGTCAACGCCTACCTGCGCACGCTGAGGCCGCACGGCGCGCTCGTGAACGTCGGGCTGCCTCCCGAGCCGCTCGCGCTGCGGGTCGGATCCCTGATCGGCGGCGGCAAGTCGTTCGCGGGCTCGAACATCGGGTCGATCCGCGAGACGCAGGCGATGCTCGAGTTCTGCGCCGAGCACGGCATTGCCCCCGAGACCGAGCTGATCACCGCCGACCAGATCAACGAGGCGTACGACCGCACGGTCGCGGGAGACGTGCGCTACCGGTTCGTCATCGACGCGGCGACGCTCGCGTAG
- a CDS encoding lytic transglycosylase domain-containing protein: protein MGAKKTAGIVVGGLALIAAVGAVGVIGVTAIISSISFEAPSLGDEAADRVPQETSATPVAAPDDDAWITAVADETGIPERALVAYVAADAYARGELGCEVGWNTLAGIGWVESHHGTLQGGSIDADGVARPEIRGIPLDGTNETMRIPDTDGGALDGDTQWDRAVGPLQFIPETWSIWGVDTAGDGGADPHSIDDAAATAARYLCRLDGSLTSEETWVRAIRSYNDVFDYQVRVASAAERYASVAASMTNR, encoded by the coding sequence GTGGGAGCGAAGAAGACGGCGGGCATCGTGGTCGGCGGCCTGGCCCTGATCGCGGCGGTCGGTGCGGTCGGGGTCATCGGCGTGACCGCGATCATCTCCTCGATCTCGTTCGAGGCTCCGTCCCTCGGTGACGAGGCGGCCGATCGCGTCCCCCAGGAGACCTCGGCGACCCCCGTCGCCGCTCCCGACGACGACGCATGGATCACCGCGGTCGCGGACGAGACGGGGATCCCCGAACGCGCTCTCGTCGCGTACGTCGCGGCAGACGCGTACGCCCGCGGGGAACTCGGCTGCGAGGTCGGGTGGAACACCCTCGCCGGGATCGGCTGGGTCGAGAGCCATCACGGCACCCTGCAGGGCGGATCCATCGACGCCGACGGCGTCGCGCGCCCCGAGATCCGCGGCATCCCGCTCGACGGCACGAACGAGACCATGCGGATCCCCGACACCGACGGCGGCGCGCTCGACGGCGACACGCAATGGGACCGCGCCGTCGGCCCTCTGCAGTTCATCCCCGAGACGTGGTCGATCTGGGGCGTCGACACCGCCGGGGACGGCGGCGCGGATCCGCACAGCATCGACGACGCCGCCGCGACGGCGGCGCGCTACCTCTGCCGGCTCGACGGCTCCCTCACCTCAGAGGAGACGTGGGTGCGTGCGATCCGCTCCTACAACGACGTGTTCGACTACCAGGTGCGCGTGGCGTCGGCGGCCGAACGCTACGCGAGCGTCGCCGCGTCGATGACGAACCGGTAG
- a CDS encoding aldo/keto reductase yields MTIDIPQITLNDGHRFAEVGFGTYRLTGDDGIAAIASAIETGYRVVDTAVNYGNEAEVGEAVRSSGVGRDEVIVTSKIPGRHHGYDEAIASTRDSLATLGLDRLDLHLIHWPNPSVDRYVDTFRGMLRLQDDGLIRSVGVSNFTEAMLDRLIEETGAIPAVNQVEMHPYFPQTALRAFHETHGIRTESWSPLARRTELLSETTITEVAAAHGVTPTQIVVRWHVQNGSTPIPKSAHADRQRENADVFGFTLTDDEVARISALERGRLWDGDPNTHEEM; encoded by the coding sequence ATGACGATCGACATCCCCCAGATCACCCTCAATGACGGCCACCGGTTCGCGGAGGTCGGGTTCGGAACCTATCGCCTGACGGGCGACGACGGCATCGCAGCGATCGCGTCGGCGATCGAGACTGGCTACCGCGTCGTCGACACAGCCGTGAACTACGGCAACGAGGCCGAGGTCGGCGAGGCCGTGCGCTCCAGCGGCGTCGGGCGGGACGAGGTCATCGTCACGTCGAAGATCCCCGGCCGGCACCACGGGTACGACGAGGCGATCGCGTCGACGCGCGATTCGCTGGCGACGCTCGGGCTCGATCGTCTCGACCTCCACCTCATCCACTGGCCGAACCCGAGCGTGGACCGCTACGTCGACACGTTCCGCGGCATGCTTCGGCTCCAGGACGACGGCCTCATCCGCTCCGTCGGGGTGTCGAACTTCACCGAGGCGATGCTCGACCGCCTGATCGAGGAGACGGGCGCGATCCCCGCTGTCAACCAGGTCGAGATGCACCCCTACTTCCCGCAGACCGCACTCCGGGCGTTCCACGAGACGCACGGGATCCGCACCGAGAGCTGGAGCCCGCTCGCACGGCGCACCGAGCTGTTGTCGGAGACGACGATCACCGAGGTCGCAGCGGCGCACGGCGTCACCCCGACGCAGATCGTGGTGCGCTGGCACGTGCAGAACGGATCCACGCCGATCCCGAAGTCGGCGCACGCCGATCGCCAGCGGGAGAACGCCGACGTGTTCGGCTTCACGCTGACGGACGACGAGGTCGCGCGCATCTCGGCGCTCGAGCGCGGCCGTCTCTGGGACGGCGACCCGAACACGCACGAGGAGATGTGA
- a CDS encoding inorganic phosphate transporter, which produces MATDTPSKPEPDPDEGPRDFETPDPQDKWWHLGFGGLLAICLVTFTLWSFGWVSDGTNRVLLITAIVFGVFMAFNIGGNDVANSFGTSVGSGTLTMKQALLVAAVFEVSGAVLAGGSVTDTVRSGIVDIQVVNQSPDDLVYIMMSALLGAALWLFLATRMGWPVSTTHAIIGGIVGAAVTMGLKTGLGGLEMVQWESIGQIALSWVLSPLLGGVVAFGIFWLIKRFILSPAQDDREEGHYALQTLVPIVAAVAAIILAGMLLVKGLSNLEVAVDPVVIAFLIAMIGIAVWAAVYVFAKSLKKKKFKKAAFILFSWMQVFTASVFAFSHGANDIANAVGPFAAVLDVFRTGRVGESAAVPLPILITFGIALLAGLWYIGRRVVSTVGKRITEIHPASGFSAELGAAGVVMLASVLGLPVSSTHILIGAVLGVGLVNKAANWRLMRPIALAWVLTLPAAAAVGSVGYLVLSAVA; this is translated from the coding sequence GTGGCGACCGACACCCCCTCGAAGCCGGAACCCGACCCCGACGAGGGCCCCAGAGACTTCGAAACACCGGACCCGCAGGATAAGTGGTGGCATCTCGGCTTCGGCGGGCTGCTGGCGATCTGCCTGGTGACGTTCACGCTGTGGTCGTTCGGGTGGGTCTCTGACGGCACCAACCGTGTCCTGCTGATCACCGCCATCGTGTTCGGCGTCTTCATGGCGTTCAACATCGGTGGCAACGACGTCGCGAACTCGTTCGGCACGAGCGTCGGATCCGGCACCCTGACGATGAAGCAGGCACTTCTCGTCGCCGCCGTGTTCGAGGTCTCCGGCGCCGTGCTCGCGGGCGGTTCCGTCACCGACACGGTGCGCAGCGGCATCGTCGACATCCAGGTCGTCAATCAGAGCCCGGACGATCTCGTCTACATTATGATGTCGGCGCTCCTCGGCGCGGCGCTGTGGCTCTTCCTCGCCACGCGCATGGGCTGGCCCGTCTCGACCACTCACGCGATCATCGGCGGCATTGTCGGCGCCGCGGTGACGATGGGGCTCAAGACGGGGCTCGGCGGCCTCGAGATGGTGCAGTGGGAGTCGATCGGTCAGATCGCGCTCTCCTGGGTTCTCTCGCCGCTGCTCGGGGGCGTCGTCGCGTTCGGGATCTTCTGGCTGATCAAGCGGTTCATTCTGAGCCCCGCGCAGGACGACCGTGAGGAGGGGCACTACGCGTTGCAGACGCTCGTGCCCATCGTCGCCGCCGTCGCGGCGATCATCCTCGCCGGCATGCTCCTGGTGAAGGGACTGTCGAACCTCGAAGTCGCCGTTGATCCCGTCGTCATCGCGTTCCTCATCGCGATGATCGGCATCGCCGTCTGGGCGGCCGTGTACGTCTTCGCGAAGTCGCTCAAGAAGAAGAAATTCAAGAAGGCCGCCTTCATCCTCTTCTCCTGGATGCAGGTCTTCACCGCGAGCGTGTTCGCGTTCAGTCACGGCGCCAACGACATCGCCAACGCCGTCGGACCCTTCGCCGCGGTGCTCGACGTGTTCCGCACGGGCCGGGTCGGCGAATCGGCGGCCGTTCCGCTGCCGATCCTCATCACGTTCGGCATCGCCCTGTTGGCCGGACTCTGGTACATCGGACGTCGGGTCGTGTCGACGGTCGGTAAGCGGATCACCGAGATCCACCCCGCGAGCGGGTTCTCCGCCGAACTCGGCGCGGCGGGCGTCGTCATGCTCGCGTCTGTACTCGGCCTCCCCGTGTCGTCGACGCACATCCTCATCGGAGCCGTCCTCGGCGTCGGGCTCGTGAACAAGGCGGCCAACTGGCGCCTGATGCGGCCGATCGCGCTGGCATGGGTCCTCACGCTTCCCGCGGCGGCCGCCGTCGGATCGGTCGGTTACCTCGTCCTCAGCGCGGTCGCCTGA